The Maniola hyperantus chromosome 12, iAphHyp1.2, whole genome shotgun sequence genome has a segment encoding these proteins:
- the tna gene encoding zinc finger MIZ domain-containing protein 1: MSGGGENGQFGATAAMVAAATTAAMQDSQPFSQMQNNMTMGNPQYNAMNGYGQQRSHNPAMAGMGMGGNGGMNGMTGMGQMGNAMNGMNPMAQMANMGMHATMMSSQMGPGQMGGSAKMGPGYHQRRHTPYPSGTMLMGSRKTQYMTGQPSFGPGPGQYPTGYGGRPGFQAQYPPQQALGPSGNFSAGMRSSMRQSTPPYSNQGQYFNGSVTNQFPQHQAANAQYGGQYGGQFAQEVAMRSNMSYQHSPVPGNPTPPLTPASSMPPYISPNADVKPHFNELKPPMGMQNDELRLTFPVRDGIILPPFRLEHNLAVSNHVFQLKPTVHSTLIWRSDLELQLKCFHHEDRQMNTNWPASVQVSVNATPLVIDRGENKNSHKPLYLKEVCQPGRNTIQITVSACCCSHLFVLQLVHRPSVRSVLQGLLRKRLLTADHCIAKIKMNFNQTPANPNNNSNISNDRDSIEQTALKVSLKCPITFKKITLPARGHECKHIQCFDLESYLQLNCERGSWRCPVCNKPAQLEGLEVDQYMWGILNTLNTSDVDEVTIDSGANWKATKIPTNTGIKQEEDSNDGSGKRSKAVSPGSMNMPTMNNWDMNQALSPYLPPDMNTIASGSMISSYNQGGQNRNSGSSNQNYDFGMNNGPGSNEFAGNGPLSHLNDSVNSLDPLNAMEKSLNEQMPHTPHTPHTPGSAHTPGGGGGAHTPGSSHTPGPPSVDHHPLTDVDIPADLNFDPAAVIDGEGTDNLNLLPETNVDPMELLSYLDAPALGELLATPPSSSSSAGSHPPRAPSSDDLLALFE; the protein is encoded by the exons ATGAGCGGCGGGGGCGAGAACGGGCAGTTCGGCGCCACCGCCGCGATGGTCGCCGCGGCCACCACGGCCGCGATGCAGGACTCGCAGCCCTTCTCGCAG ATGCAAAACAACATGACTATGGGGAATCCCCAGTATAATGCGATGAACGGCTACGGTCAGCAGCGCAGCCATAATCCCGCAATGGCGGGAATGGGAATGGGTGGCAATGGCGGCATGAACGGAATGACTGGCATGGGCCAGATGGGAAATGCTATGAATGGCATGAATCCGATGGCTCAGATGGCGAATATGGGAATGCATGCTACTATGATGTCCTCACAAATGGGACCTGGTCAAATGGGTGGATCGGCTAAAATGGGCCCAGGATACCACCAAAGGCGGCACACGCCTTATCCGTCAGGAACAATGCTTATGGGATCCAGGAAAACTCAATACATGACTGGACAGCCTAGTTTTGGTCCCGGCCCTGGTCAATATCCCACGGGGTACGGTGGAAGACCTGGGTTCCAAGCTCAATACCCACCACAGCAGGCACTTGGTCCGAGTGGAAATTTTAGTGCAGGAATGAGGAGTAGCATGAGACAATCTACGCCACCTTACTCAAATCAGGGGCAATATTTTAACGGCAGTGTTACGAATCAATTTCCCCAGCATCAGGCAGCAAATGCGCAGTATGGTGGACAGTATGGCGGACAATTCGCGCAAGAAGTAGCTATGCGCTCAAATATGAGCTACCAGCACAGCCCTGTACCGGGAAATCCAACGCCACCACTCACGCCTGCGAGTAGTATGCCACCTTACATCAGCCCGAACGCAGATGTTAAACCTCACTTTAACGAGCTCAAGCCACCGATGGGCATGCAAA ATGACGAGCTCCGGTTAACATTCCCTGTAAGAGATGGTATAATACTACCACCTTTTAGATTAGAACATAATTTAGCAGTTAGCAATCATGTATTCCAATTAAAACCGACGGTCCACTCAACTTTAATATGGAG ATCCGATCTTGAGTTACAACTGAAATGCTTCCATCACGAAGATCGGCAAATGAATACTAACTGGCCAGCAAGCGTGCAGGTCTCAGTTAATGCAACACCCTTAGTTATTGATAGAGGTGAAAACAAAAACTCACACAAACCATTGTACCTGAAAGAAGTGTGTCAACCTGGCAGGAATACAATACAAATCACCGTATCGGCTTGTTGTTGT TCACATCTATTCGTTCTACAATTAGTACATCGGCCCAGCGTGAGGAGTGTGTTGCAAGGGCTATTACGAAAACGTCTTCTCACAGCAGACCATTGCAtcgcaaaaattaaaatgaacttTAATCAAACGCCAGCCAATCCTAACAATAACTCTAATATTTCCAACGACAGAGATAGTATTGAACAAACGGCACTTAAAGTATCCTTAAAATGTCCCATAACATTCAAGAAGATAACATTACCTGCGCGGGGGCATGAATGTAAACATATACAGTGCTTCGACTTGGAATCATATTTGCAACTTAATTGCGAGAGAGGATCATGGCGATGTCCAGTTTGCAA TAAACCAGCTCAGTTGGAAGGTTTAGAAGTAGACCAATATATGTGGGGTATCCTAAATACCTTGAATACCTCCGATGTAGATGAAGTAACTATCGATAGTGGGGCAAATTGGAAAGCAACTAAGATTCCTACAAACACCGGTATCAag CAGGAAGAAGACAGCAACGACGGTAGTGGCAAACGATCGAAAGCTGTATCACCAGGATCCATGAACATGCCAACAATGAACAATTGGGATATGAATCAGGCCCTATCACCCTATTTACCGCCAGATATGAACACTATTGCAAGCGGATCCATGATTTCATCGTACAATCAAGGAGGACAGAATAGGAATTCGGGATCAAGTAACCAAAACTATGATTTCGGCATGAACAACGGACCAGGCAGCAATGAGTTTGCAGGCAATGGTCCTCTATCTCATCTAAACGACAGTGTTAACTCCTTGGATCCACTGAACGCGATGGAGAAAAGTCTTAATGAGCAG ATGCCACACACTCCTCATACGCCTCATACGCCGGGATCCGCACACACGCCGGGCGGAGGCGGCGGGGCGCACACGCCAGGCTCCAGTCACACTCCAGGACCGCCGTCCGTCGACCACCATCCTCTTACAGATGTCGACATCCCTGCAGATCTCAACTTTGATCCAGCAGCCGTCATTGATGGAGAGGGCACTGATAATCTTAAT CTTCTTCCGGAGACAAACGTAGACCCGATGGAGCTCCTCTCGTACTTGGATGCGCCAGCTCTCGGTGAACTGCTAGCGACGCCGCCTTCATCTTCATCTTCGGCAGGATCACATCCGCCCAGAGCGCCTTCGTCTGATGATCTCCTAGCCCTATTTGAATGA